The proteins below come from a single Leptotrichia sp. oral taxon 223 genomic window:
- a CDS encoding helix-turn-helix domain-containing protein: MSRYFKDFLNEQLKDEEFRKEYESLEAEFQIIREIIAARKDKNITQKELSDLTGITQGDISKIENGNANPSLKTLKKLAAAFGKKLVISFE; encoded by the coding sequence ATGAGTAGATATTTTAAAGATTTTTTAAATGAACAGTTAAAAGATGAAGAATTTAGAAAAGAATATGAGAGCCTTGAGGCTGAATTTCAGATTATAAGAGAAATTATTGCAGCAAGGAAAGATAAAAATATTACGCAGAAGGAATTGTCGGATTTGACGGGGATAACTCAGGGAGATATAAGTAAAATTGAAAATGGAAATGCCAATCCTTCATTAAAAACATTGAAAAAGCTGGCAGCTGCATTTGGTAAAAAGTTAGTAATTTCATTTGAATAA
- a CDS encoding homoserine dehydrogenase, which produces MKIGIIGLGTVGEGVLKVLTNEKESIFEKSRAVIEVKYACDLNINRDFSFDFDKSILITDYKKILNDPEIKIVVELIGGETIAKQIIVEAFEAKKSVVTANKALIAKYGVELFQRAKQNGVSFLFEAAVGGGIPIVTPLMESLVANTVTEIRGIMNGTSNYILTKMKEDNLSFDEALKIASEKGYAEANPTFDVDGIDAGHKINILASLAYGGSIKFKDMQLSGIREISTVDIFSANQLNSTIKLIASSKLLSETSAQISVEPTLIPNSEILAKVDGVYNAIETTGSYTDKTLFYGKGAGMDPTASAVVADIVKIVTRNHIESDYFFNSTKVFEIVDSNTVKDSYYIRVSDDFDIERSPFKLINEIENYYIVLANNISKNEINEILKDAEEKLVLRIMK; this is translated from the coding sequence ATGAAAATAGGAATTATTGGATTAGGAACTGTCGGAGAGGGAGTTCTTAAAGTATTAACAAATGAAAAGGAAAGTATTTTTGAAAAATCAAGAGCCGTTATTGAAGTAAAATATGCCTGTGATTTAAACATTAACCGTGATTTTTCTTTTGATTTTGACAAATCAATCCTTATAACTGACTATAAAAAGATATTAAACGATCCTGAAATCAAGATTGTTGTGGAACTAATCGGCGGGGAAACTATCGCAAAACAAATTATTGTCGAAGCTTTTGAAGCTAAAAAAAGCGTTGTTACAGCAAACAAGGCTCTAATTGCAAAATACGGAGTAGAACTGTTCCAGCGTGCAAAACAAAATGGCGTGTCATTCCTGTTTGAAGCTGCTGTTGGCGGAGGAATCCCTATTGTTACACCTTTAATGGAAAGCCTGGTTGCAAACACAGTTACTGAAATCCGTGGAATTATGAACGGAACTTCAAACTACATTTTGACAAAAATGAAAGAGGACAACTTGTCATTTGATGAAGCATTAAAAATTGCCTCTGAGAAAGGTTATGCAGAAGCTAATCCTACATTTGACGTGGATGGAATTGATGCAGGACATAAAATCAACATCCTTGCCTCACTTGCCTACGGAGGTTCAATCAAGTTTAAAGATATGCAATTATCAGGAATAAGAGAAATCAGCACTGTTGACATCTTCTCAGCAAACCAGTTAAACTCAACAATAAAATTAATAGCAAGCTCAAAATTATTGTCTGAAACATCAGCACAAATTTCAGTAGAGCCAACATTAATTCCAAATAGTGAAATTTTAGCAAAGGTTGATGGCGTTTACAATGCAATAGAAACAACAGGTTCTTATACAGATAAGACTTTATTTTATGGAAAAGGTGCCGGAATGGATCCGACTGCATCAGCTGTGGTGGCAGACATTGTAAAAATTGTAACAAGAAACCACATCGAATCAGACTACTTCTTTAATTCTACAAAAGTATTTGAAATTGTGGATTCAAACACAGTGAAAGATTCTTACTATATAAGGGTTTCAGACGATTTTGACATAGAAAGATCACCATTTAAACTGATAAACGAAATCGAAAATTATTATATTGTTTTAGCGAACAATATTTCAAAAAATGAAATTAATGAGATTTTGAAGGATGCAGAGGAAAAGCTTGTATTAAGAATTATGAAATAG
- a CDS encoding type II toxin-antitoxin system RelE/ParE family toxin, with the protein MSKFIIEFFEKENGTCPVKEFIVSQDLKMKTRIVRMIKLLELEGNNIREPYSKSLGDGIYEVRVQQGNNIARVLYFFVVNRKIILTNGFIKKSQKTPKLEIYKAKKFRFEYLKRSEKYE; encoded by the coding sequence ATGAGTAAATTTATTATAGAATTTTTTGAAAAAGAAAATGGAACTTGTCCAGTAAAGGAATTTATTGTTTCACAAGATTTAAAAATGAAAACACGGATAGTTCGTATGATAAAACTATTAGAATTAGAAGGGAACAATATTAGAGAACCTTATTCTAAATCTTTGGGAGATGGCATTTATGAAGTGCGAGTGCAGCAAGGAAATAATATAGCAAGAGTTTTATATTTTTTTGTAGTAAACAGAAAGATTATTTTGACGAATGGGTTTATAAAGAAATCTCAAAAGACACCAAAATTAGAGATATACAAAGCCAAAAAGTTTCGTTTTGAATATTTGAAAAGGAGTGAAAAATATGAGTAG
- the groL gene encoding chaperonin GroEL (60 kDa chaperone family; promotes refolding of misfolded polypeptides especially under stressful conditions; forms two stacked rings of heptamers to form a barrel-shaped 14mer; ends can be capped by GroES; misfolded proteins enter the barrel where they are refolded when GroES binds) produces the protein MGKIIKFNEDARKALEVGVDTLADAVKITLGPKGRNVVLDRGFGAPMITNDGVTIAKEIELKDPIENLGAQIVKEVATKSNDVAGDGTTTATVLAQALIKEGLKMVASGANPVFIRRGMEIASKKVIEELTKRAKKVESNEEIAQVGAISAGDMEIGQLIAQAMEKVGESGVITVEEARSLDTTLEVVEGMQFDNGYLSPYMVSDSERMVVEMDNPFILITDKKIANMKELLPILEKTVELGRPMLIIAEDVEGEALATLVVNKLRGTLNIAAVKAPAFGDRRKAMLQDIAILTGGEVISEEKGIKLETADINFLGQAKKVRITKDNTVIVDGLGEKDAIQARIGQIKNSIAETTSDYDREKLQERLAKLAGGVAVIKVGAATETEMKEKKLRIEDALNATKAAVEEGIVAGGGTVLVEIANAIEDFKLAGEEGLGVEIVKKALFAPLRQIVVNAGIDAGVVIEKVRNSENGTGFDAAKEEYVDMVKAGIIDPAKVTRSAIQNAVSVSSVLLTTEVAVGNEKEEAPAGGMPGGMGMPGMM, from the coding sequence ATGGGAAAAATAATAAAATTTAATGAAGATGCAAGAAAAGCACTCGAAGTGGGAGTAGATACACTAGCTGACGCTGTAAAAATTACACTTGGACCAAAAGGAAGAAATGTAGTATTAGATAGAGGATTTGGAGCACCAATGATTACAAACGATGGTGTTACAATCGCAAAGGAAATTGAACTTAAAGATCCAATTGAAAATCTTGGAGCGCAAATTGTAAAGGAAGTTGCTACAAAGTCAAATGATGTGGCAGGGGATGGAACAACTACCGCAACTGTACTGGCACAGGCTTTAATTAAAGAAGGGCTGAAAATGGTAGCGTCTGGAGCAAATCCTGTGTTTATAAGACGTGGAATGGAAATAGCTTCTAAAAAAGTTATTGAAGAGCTTACAAAAAGAGCTAAAAAAGTGGAATCAAACGAAGAAATCGCACAAGTTGGGGCAATTTCGGCAGGAGATATGGAAATTGGGCAGTTAATTGCTCAGGCTATGGAAAAAGTCGGAGAATCTGGAGTTATTACAGTTGAGGAAGCACGTTCTTTGGATACAACTCTGGAAGTTGTGGAAGGAATGCAGTTTGACAATGGATATTTGTCGCCTTACATGGTTTCTGACTCTGAAAGAATGGTTGTGGAAATGGATAATCCATTTATTTTAATCACAGATAAAAAAATTGCAAATATGAAGGAATTGTTGCCAATCTTGGAAAAAACAGTAGAACTAGGGCGTCCAATGCTTATAATTGCTGAGGATGTGGAAGGAGAAGCGCTTGCTACTCTTGTTGTAAACAAACTTCGTGGAACATTGAATATTGCCGCTGTAAAAGCTCCTGCGTTTGGTGACAGAAGAAAGGCTATGTTGCAGGATATTGCGATTTTAACAGGTGGAGAAGTTATTTCCGAAGAAAAAGGAATCAAGCTGGAAACTGCTGACATCAATTTCCTGGGGCAAGCTAAAAAAGTAAGAATTACTAAAGATAACACAGTTATCGTTGACGGGCTTGGAGAAAAAGATGCAATTCAAGCAAGAATTGGACAAATAAAAAATTCTATTGCTGAAACAACTTCTGACTATGATAGGGAAAAATTGCAGGAAAGACTAGCAAAACTCGCAGGTGGAGTTGCAGTAATAAAAGTGGGTGCTGCAACAGAAACTGAAATGAAAGAGAAAAAATTGAGAATAGAAGATGCGCTAAATGCGACAAAAGCAGCAGTTGAAGAAGGAATTGTAGCCGGTGGAGGAACTGTTTTAGTTGAAATTGCAAATGCGATTGAAGACTTTAAATTAGCCGGTGAAGAAGGATTAGGAGTGGAAATTGTTAAAAAAGCTTTGTTTGCACCACTTAGACAAATTGTTGTAAACGCTGGAATTGATGCAGGCGTTGTAATTGAAAAAGTAAGAAATTCTGAAAATGGAACAGGATTTGACGCCGCAAAAGAAGAATATGTAGATATGGTAAAAGCTGGAATCATCGATCCTGCCAAAGTAACACGTTCTGCAATCCAAAACGCAGTATCAGTATCATCAGTATTGTTGACAACTGAAGTTGCTGTTGGAAATGAAAAGGAAGAAGCTCCAGCTGGTGGAATGCCAGGTGGAATGGGAATGCCAGGAATGATGTAA
- a CDS encoding aspartate kinase, with translation MALIIQKYGGTSVANAERVKEVAKRVVKYKKAGNDVIVVVSAPAGRTDELIKRAYELSDSPNKREFDMLLTSGEQISIASLAIAVAELGEKAVSLNAFQVNFKTTSVHTKAKIIDIDTQIIREKLDEGNVVVFAGFQGITENNEITTLGRGGSDTTAVALGAALNADEVEIYTDVDGVYTADPRIVKNARKLKTISYQEMLELAASGAKVLHPRSVEIAAKYGIKIHLRSSFDDSDGTIVQYDKNADGIGNQNIDTKGEAMEKVKIAGITSSKNEGKITLFGVPDKPGIAAKVFSRLAKEKINTDIILQSSSRNKELNNISFTVKSEDLKEAVAISEQIKEKIGAEGVSYEEKIAKVSVIGIGLKTHYETTSEIFDTLAENNINIDMISCSEINVSCIIQEEDVNKAVTALHKRFIEIDN, from the coding sequence ATGGCTTTAATTATACAAAAATATGGCGGGACTTCTGTTGCAAACGCCGAGAGAGTAAAGGAAGTTGCAAAACGGGTTGTAAAGTATAAAAAGGCTGGAAACGATGTAATTGTTGTTGTTTCTGCACCAGCCGGCAGAACTGATGAACTGATAAAAAGGGCATATGAACTGTCTGATTCGCCAAATAAGCGTGAGTTTGACATGCTTTTGACATCAGGAGAGCAAATTTCCATTGCTTCCCTTGCGATTGCTGTTGCTGAATTAGGTGAAAAGGCGGTTTCATTGAATGCTTTTCAAGTTAATTTTAAAACTACATCTGTGCATACAAAAGCGAAAATTATTGACATTGATACACAAATCATACGGGAAAAGCTGGATGAGGGGAATGTAGTGGTGTTTGCCGGATTTCAGGGAATTACTGAAAATAATGAGATTACTACGCTTGGACGTGGCGGCTCTGATACAACTGCTGTCGCACTGGGAGCGGCTCTTAATGCTGACGAGGTGGAAATTTACACTGATGTTGACGGAGTTTATACAGCAGATCCCAGAATTGTAAAAAATGCAAGAAAACTGAAAACTATCTCGTATCAGGAAATGCTGGAACTGGCTGCCTCAGGAGCAAAAGTCTTGCATCCGAGATCAGTTGAAATTGCTGCAAAATACGGTATAAAAATACATTTACGTTCGTCATTTGACGATTCTGACGGAACTATTGTCCAATATGACAAAAATGCTGACGGAATAGGAAATCAAAACATCGACACAAAAGGAGAAGCTATGGAAAAAGTAAAAATCGCAGGTATCACATCTTCTAAAAATGAAGGAAAAATCACACTTTTTGGAGTACCTGATAAACCAGGAATCGCTGCAAAAGTATTTTCCAGACTGGCAAAGGAAAAAATCAATACTGACATAATTTTACAAAGTTCAAGCAGAAATAAGGAATTAAATAATATTTCATTTACTGTAAAAAGTGAAGATTTAAAGGAAGCTGTTGCTATTTCGGAGCAAATAAAGGAGAAAATAGGGGCAGAAGGTGTTTCCTACGAGGAAAAAATTGCAAAAGTTTCTGTCATTGGAATTGGGTTAAAAACCCATTATGAAACAACATCTGAAATTTTTGACACCCTTGCGGAAAATAATATAAACATTGACATGATTTCTTGCTCTGAAATTAATGTTTCGTGCATTATTCAAGAAGAAGATGTAAATAAGGCTGTAACTGCACTTCATAAAAGATTCATTGAAATTGATAATTAA
- a CDS encoding co-chaperone GroES, with product MIIKPLGKRILIKQTEQEEVTKSGIVLPGTASKEKPIIGEVLAIGSKIEEVKVGDKVIFEKYSGTEVKDGEESYLILEKDNVLAIVE from the coding sequence ATGATAATTAAACCATTGGGAAAAAGAATTTTAATAAAACAGACTGAACAGGAAGAAGTTACTAAAAGCGGAATTGTATTGCCTGGGACAGCTTCAAAGGAAAAACCGATAATTGGAGAAGTTTTGGCGATTGGTTCAAAAATTGAGGAAGTTAAAGTAGGAGACAAAGTAATTTTTGAGAAATATTCCGGAACAGAAGTTAAGGACGGGGAAGAAAGTTACTTAATTTTGGAAAAAGACAATGTTTTAGCAATTGTTGAATAA